The sequence TTCATCCCCCGCAAGAAACCCGCTTTACGGATGTCCTTTCCATTGGCATTGGTGGGTCAGCCTTGGGACCGCAGTTTGTTGCCCAAGCCCTCGCGCCGTTAGCTGCCCCGCTCAATCTCCATTTTATTGATAATACCGACCCTGCCGGGATGGATCATCTTTTAGAACAAGTGCGCGATCGACTTTCGACGACGCTGGTTTTAGTGATTTCCAAGTCTGGGGGAACCCCAGAAACCCGCAATGGAATGGTGGAAGTCAAACAGGCTTACGCAGCGCAAAACCTTGATTTTGGTTCTCATGCGGTTGCGATTACGGGCAAAGGCTCAAAATTGGAACAAATGGCAAAAACGGAAGGTTGGGTGACGACTTTCCCGATGCACGATTGGGTCGGGGGACGGACATCTGAAATGTCTGCCGTCGGATTAGTGCCCGCCGCCTTGCAAAGCATTGATATTGATGCCATGTTGGAAGGGGCAAAAGCCATGGATAACCTCACTCGCAAACCAGAACTCAAGGCCAACCCGGCTGCACTATTAAGTCTAGCGTGGTACGCAGCAGGGAATGGCAAAGGGGAAAAAGATATGGTTGTTCTTCCCTACAAAGACAGCCTCAGCCTCTTTTCTCGCTACTTGCAACAGTTAGTCATGGAGTCGCTAGGGAAAGAGAAAGATTTAGACGGCAATACCGTTTATCAAGGGATTGCGGTTTATGGCAATAAAGGGACAACCGACCAACACGCTTATGTCCAACAGTTACGAGAAGGGGTACCGAACTTTTTTGCCACCTTTATTGAAGTTTTAAAAGACCGGGAAGGGACTTCCCCAGAAGTGGAAGCGGGCGCAACTTCAGGCGATTTTCTCTCTGGTTTACTACAAGGAACCCTCCTTGCGCTTTATGATAATCATCGGGACTCGATTACAATTACGGTTGATGAAGTGACACCGCGTACTGTGGGAGCATTAATCGCCTTGTATGAACGCGCAGTTGGTTTATACGCTTCTTTGGTCAATGTCAATGCTTATCACCAACCGGGCGTCGAAGCCGGGAAAAAGGCAGCCGCTTCCATCTTGGAGTTACAGCGTAATGTCGTTGCCGTGTTGAAAGCAGAAAGCCATCCCCTTGCTTTGTCAGACATTGCGCAAAAAGTGAATGCCCAGGAGAAAGTAGAAGCCATCTATAAAATTATTCGCCATCTCCATAGCAACGGACGGGGAGTAAAGGTCGAAGGAAACTGGGGACAACCCAGTACTTTACAAGTGTCTTGGCAAGATTAATCCCCGACAGAACTGGGATCAAAAAAGCGGTCACCGATTGAGATGACCGCTTTCCTTTTTAATTGGAGAGAAAATTACGCAATTGTTGCCATTTTCACTTCATTTTCATTGAGCATCCGTTGTAATTCTTCAGCATCAACGGTTTCACGCTCAATTAAGGCTTGTGCCAACTCATCCAAGATGTGACGGTTAGACACCAGAACATCTTTGCAACGACGATAGGCTTGTTCAACCAGGTTGCGAACTTCCTCATCAATCGCTGCTGCTGTTTCATCAGAGAAATCGCGATCAGAGGCAATATCTCGTCCCATAAAGACGTTACCATTTTGGCGACCGAGGGCAACCGGACCTAATCGATCACTCATACCCAGGCTAGTCACCATTTGGCGGGCAACTCGCGCGACTTGCTGTAAGTCATTGGAAGCACCAGTGGTCACTTCATCATCACCAAAGATGATTTCTTCAGCGATGCGACCCCCTAAGGCAACTGCCATTTGGTTTTGCAGGTAAGAACGGGAATAGAGTCCAGAGTCTAAGCGTTCTTCACTGGGCGTAAACCAGGTTAAACCACCGGCAGCCCCACGGGGGATAATGCTAATTTTCTGGACTGGGTCATAATCAGGCATTAACGCACCGACTAAGGCGTGACCCGCTTCGTGATAAGCTACTAATGCTTTGCGTTTTTCGCTCATTACGCGGTCTTTCTTCTCCGGACCGGCGAGAACGCGATCAATGGCGTCATTCACCTCATCCATGGAAATTTCTGTGAGGTTACGACGGGCAGCTAAAATTGCCGCTTCGTTCAGCAAGTTTTCTAAGTCTGCACCGGTGAAGCCAGGGGTGCGACGAGCAATTTTTTCTAAGTCCACATCTTTGGCTAAGGTTTTGCCACGGGCATGGACTTGCATAATTTCCAAACGTCCTGCATAGTCAGGGCGATCCACCACAATTTGACGGTCGAAACGACCCGGACGCATTAGCGCTTGGTCTAACACATCAGGACGGTTTGTCGCAGCAATAATGATAATGCCCGTATTACTTTCAAAACCATCCATTTCGGTGAGTAACTGGTTGAGGGTTTGTTCCCGTTCATCGTTACCACCGCCTAAGCCAGCACCACGCTGACGACCAACGGCATCAATCTCATCAATGAAGATGATGCAAGGGGCATTCGATTTCGCTTGTTCAAACAAGTCGCGAACGCGAGACGCACCAACACCGACAAACATTTCGACGAATTCAGAACCGGAGATGGAGAAGAAAGGAACGCCTGCTTCTCCAGCAACAGCACGGGCTAAAAGGGTTTTACCCGTTCCTGGAGGACCGACTAACAATGCACCTTTGGGAATTTTTGCACCAACATCGGTGAAGCGTTCTGCATTTTTCAGGAAGTCCACCAACTCAGTTAACTCTAATTTGGCTTGTTCAATTCCTGCTACGTCATTAAAGGTGACATTGGTTTGCGGTTCCATTTGCACTTTTGCTTTGGATTTCCCAAAGTTCATCGCTTGTGAACCCGGGCCGCCTTGCGCCCGACGCAGTAAGAAGAATAATCCCACTAACAAGAGAATGGGGAAGAAGAGGCTGCTGAGAGCGCGGAATAGGAAGCCATCATCATTTTCTGGCTGTACCGAAATATCAACATTATTTTCGGTCAGAATGTCGATCAATTGCGGATCATTCGGTAAGTTAACCTGGACTTGTTGTCCATCTTGTGCCGTTGCAATCGCTTTGGACCGCTCGCTGTTGAGGCGGACACTTTCCACGTTACCGTTTTCCACCCGATTCACAAATTCACTATAGCGCCACGTGGCTTGAGTTTGTGGCTCTTGATCCAAGAACGCAGTGGCCAGAGCAATCACTACAATTGCCAGTAGTGCATATAGCCCTGCATTGCGCCATTTTTTATTATTATTATTTTTGTTATTCACGCTTAACCTCCAAGGTAAGACTGTATGAGGTGCGACTCTATTTCCTTATTATGGATGGAGAATATGAACGCGCCATTATTGCTTCTCGGTATATTAATTTATGTTAACGTTTCTGAGAAGTTCTTGACAGGGGTTGACAAACAATCTTTTGCTTGATCCTTATTCTGGTCATTCTAAAGATGGAGAGGGAGTTGGGGAAGTAGGGTGATCATTAATTTCCCAATGACTAATGACTAATGACTAATGACTAATGACTAATCATCATTATATGCCTTGCTCCAATTCCCCCGCTTCATCGGATTGGATGTGCTGCTGGTTAGAGTCAGTGGGTAAACGTTTAATATCCTGGTTCGACCCAACAACGATCATTTGCGATCCTTTAATTAATCGGTAATTGGGGGTAGGATTAATTTCAAATTTTTCCCCATACTTCACTGCAATCACATTCAACCCATAACGATTTCTCAATTCCAACTCCGCTAAGGTTCGTCCATCAAAGACTTTCGGAATTTGGATATCAACAATACTATGTTCAGGATCCAGTTCAAACTTCTCTAAAATTGCCGGTTGGGCAAGGGCATGGGCTAAATCGTATCCCGCATCTCGTTCGGGAAACACCACCCGATCTGCCCCGACTCGTTTTAGCAATTTGCCATGAATATGAGAGGAAGCTTTAGCAACCACGTATTTCACCCCATTTTCTTTGACATTGAGGGTGGTGATAATACTTTCTTGCACATAGTCGCCAATGGCAATAATCACCACTTCAAACTCAAAAATTCCTGCTTCTTTTAGAGCTGCTGGTTCGGTTGCATCTAATTCAATGGCGTGAGAAACAATTTTATCGGTTAAAACTTGATTAACTAATTTTTCATCGCGATCGCTGCCTAAAACCTCACAGCCTAATTTCCGCAATTCTCCACAAACGGCTTGACCAAAACGTCCTAAACCAATTACTGCAAATTCTTTGGGTTGATGGCGAAGCTGGTTGAATATTTTCAAAGACGCTCTAATATCCACAACGTGATCATTAATGAGGGGGCATTCTTGATTAATTTAATTAGTCATTAAATTAACAATAACATATCATAAATTATCACTTAACTTTACCCAACTAAGAGATTTTCTTCGGGATACTGAATGGCACTGGGTCGAGATTCTCGCACCAGCGTATTAATAACAATTAAAACCCCGACTCTTCCAATATACATCGTTACTACAATAATCAGCTTTCCTAAAGCTGATAAACTCCCGGTAATGCCAGTGGAAAGCCCAACGGTAGCAAAGGCAGAACAGACTTCAAATAAAATTTGAATAAAGCTGAGTTCGGGGTCGGTAATAGCAATTAAAGCAGTAACAATACTCAATAAAGTGACAGATGCACATAACACGCCTAAGGCTTTTAAAATTAAGTTAACCGGCACGCGGCGTTTGTAAATAATAACATCTGTTTTTCCTTGTAAGGTCGAGATTGTAGAATTAATTAGAATTCGTAAGGTTGTCGTTTTTAGCCCCCCACCGGTGCCACTAGGGCTGGCACCAATTACCATAAAAGCAATGGTAATAAATAAGCCAGCATCGGTCATCGCTTCAATGGGAACGGTATTAAACCCTGCTGTACGGGTAGTGACTGCTTGAAACCAAGCCCCTAGTAAACGTTCTTTGAAGGAAAAGTAACCAAAAATATTATTATTACTAAAATCAGTGAAGAAAAAGGCAACGGTACTAAAGACAAGTAAAATAATTGTTGTATTCGTAACAATCTTTGAATTCAGAGAAAAGCTAAATGCTTCTGTATTTTTACCAAATATTATTTGCTTGAATTGTTGTCGTAACCAAATAAAAATTTCAAATACGGCTTGATATCCTAAGCCACCAAAAATCACTAATACGGGAATAACAATATTAGCAAGCAGAGAAGAACGATAGTCCATTAAGCTATTGCTAAATAAACTAAATCCAGCATTATTCCAAGCACTGATACTATGAAACAAAGCTAGCCAAACCGGATTCGCTTCTTCCGCAAATAAAGGCAGGAGGAAAAAAAAGCCTGTGAGTTCAAACAGAATTGTTGTCGCAACAATGGACATTAATAGATTAGTACTACCTAAAAGAAATGGACGATCAAAAGATTCTTGAATTGCTACTTTTTGTCGGAAGTCAAATTTTTTCCGAATCAAAAATAAAAGGAAGGTGTTGGTGGTCATATAACCTAAACCTCCTACTTGAATCAATAATAAAATGACCAATTGTCCCCAAAAAGAAAAGTAAGTTCCGGTATCGACAACCGCTAACCCGGTCACACAAACCGCAGAAGTAGCAGTGAATAAAGCAGTAACCGGATGATTCCAAGTCCCATCCGCAGTGGTAAATGGTAAAAGTAATAAAAGAGTGCCAACTAAAATAACAGCAATAAAACCAAGACAAATGGTTCGAGCAATACTCATTATAATGATAATTAATAATTTAAGCAGATAACAGAAAATCTCTATATTTCATATTAAAATACGAATTGAGTGTGGGAATGCAAGCGTTTATGGACACAATCAAAATTGAGAATATCCGCTGCTATGGTTACACTGGTTTTTTACCAGAAGAACAAGTGTTGGGACAATGGTTTGAAGTCAATTTGACACTAGGTGTTGATTTAGCTGCCGCGGGAGAGAGTGACGCGATCGCGGATACTTTAGATTACCGAAGCGCCATTGCGAAAGTCAAACACCTCATTGAAACCCAAAAATTTGCTTTAATTGAAAAACTTGCCCACGCGATCGCGCAATCTATTTTAGAACTTGATCTCGTCCAACAGGTAGGGGTAGAACTGACTAAACCCGCCCCTCCCATTCCCCATTTCTCTGGGAAAATTACAGTTGCCATTACTCGTGAAAAGACTGAGAGTGATGAGCACTCAAACTAGGAAATTTCTCGTTACTTGACTCATCCTCATCGTTGGCTTCCTCTTTTTCTTCATAATCCGTCAGGATAGTGGGCTGACAGCGTTTAATGTCTA is a genomic window of Cyanobacteria bacterium GSL.Bin1 containing:
- a CDS encoding glucose-6-phosphate isomerase, producing MDNVQLWQRYQDWLYYDPDLNFYLDISRMRFSDQIVEEMQPKFQKAFQDMADLEAGAIANPDEDRMVGHYWLRYPDLAPNAELKAEITNTLEQVKTFAAQVHSGYIHPPQETRFTDVLSIGIGGSALGPQFVAQALAPLAAPLNLHFIDNTDPAGMDHLLEQVRDRLSTTLVLVISKSGGTPETRNGMVEVKQAYAAQNLDFGSHAVAITGKGSKLEQMAKTEGWVTTFPMHDWVGGRTSEMSAVGLVPAALQSIDIDAMLEGAKAMDNLTRKPELKANPAALLSLAWYAAGNGKGEKDMVVLPYKDSLSLFSRYLQQLVMESLGKEKDLDGNTVYQGIAVYGNKGTTDQHAYVQQLREGVPNFFATFIEVLKDREGTSPEVEAGATSGDFLSGLLQGTLLALYDNHRDSITITVDEVTPRTVGALIALYERAVGLYASLVNVNAYHQPGVEAGKKAAASILELQRNVVAVLKAESHPLALSDIAQKVNAQEKVEAIYKIIRHLHSNGRGVKVEGNWGQPSTLQVSWQD
- the hflB gene encoding ATP-dependent zinc metalloprotease FtsH yields the protein MNNKNNNNKKWRNAGLYALLAIVVIALATAFLDQEPQTQATWRYSEFVNRVENGNVESVRLNSERSKAIATAQDGQQVQVNLPNDPQLIDILTENNVDISVQPENDDGFLFRALSSLFFPILLLVGLFFLLRRAQGGPGSQAMNFGKSKAKVQMEPQTNVTFNDVAGIEQAKLELTELVDFLKNAERFTDVGAKIPKGALLVGPPGTGKTLLARAVAGEAGVPFFSISGSEFVEMFVGVGASRVRDLFEQAKSNAPCIIFIDEIDAVGRQRGAGLGGGNDEREQTLNQLLTEMDGFESNTGIIIIAATNRPDVLDQALMRPGRFDRQIVVDRPDYAGRLEIMQVHARGKTLAKDVDLEKIARRTPGFTGADLENLLNEAAILAARRNLTEISMDEVNDAIDRVLAGPEKKDRVMSEKRKALVAYHEAGHALVGALMPDYDPVQKISIIPRGAAGGLTWFTPSEERLDSGLYSRSYLQNQMAVALGGRIAEEIIFGDDEVTTGASNDLQQVARVARQMVTSLGMSDRLGPVALGRQNGNVFMGRDIASDRDFSDETAAAIDEEVRNLVEQAYRRCKDVLVSNRHILDELAQALIERETVDAEELQRMLNENEVKMATIA
- a CDS encoding TrkA family potassium uptake protein gives rise to the protein MDIRASLKIFNQLRHQPKEFAVIGLGRFGQAVCGELRKLGCEVLGSDRDEKLVNQVLTDKIVSHAIELDATEPAALKEAGIFEFEVVIIAIGDYVQESIITTLNVKENGVKYVVAKASSHIHGKLLKRVGADRVVFPERDAGYDLAHALAQPAILEKFELDPEHSIVDIQIPKVFDGRTLAELELRNRYGLNVIAVKYGEKFEINPTPNYRLIKGSQMIVVGSNQDIKRLPTDSNQQHIQSDEAGELEQGI
- a CDS encoding ATPase produces the protein MSIARTICLGFIAVILVGTLLLLLPFTTADGTWNHPVTALFTATSAVCVTGLAVVDTGTYFSFWGQLVILLLIQVGGLGYMTTNTFLLFLIRKKFDFRQKVAIQESFDRPFLLGSTNLLMSIVATTILFELTGFFFLLPLFAEEANPVWLALFHSISAWNNAGFSLFSNSLMDYRSSLLANIVIPVLVIFGGLGYQAVFEIFIWLRQQFKQIIFGKNTEAFSFSLNSKIVTNTTIILLVFSTVAFFFTDFSNNNIFGYFSFKERLLGAWFQAVTTRTAGFNTVPIEAMTDAGLFITIAFMVIGASPSGTGGGLKTTTLRILINSTISTLQGKTDVIIYKRRVPVNLILKALGVLCASVTLLSIVTALIAITDPELSFIQILFEVCSAFATVGLSTGITGSLSALGKLIIVVTMYIGRVGVLIVINTLVRESRPSAIQYPEENLLVG
- the folB gene encoding dihydroneopterin aldolase — translated: MDTIKIENIRCYGYTGFLPEEQVLGQWFEVNLTLGVDLAAAGESDAIADTLDYRSAIAKVKHLIETQKFALIEKLAHAIAQSILELDLVQQVGVELTKPAPPIPHFSGKITVAITREKTESDEHSN